The Spartobacteria bacterium genome window below encodes:
- a CDS encoding NUDIX hydrolase, with protein MNEKTLTKKTLYSGRILDLEIQDIEMENGTKSIRELIRHAPAVAVLCELPDGRFVFVKQFRKAIESDIVELVAGLCEKDEKPADAACRELMEETGYEATTLIPLGTVYPSPGYTDELIHLYFATLSEIQGKQDQDDDERVEVVYMTEAEIGRAIAQATIHDAKLIAAWGQYLVMIKYADDTAATCSTCACQCGAE; from the coding sequence ATGAACGAAAAAACACTGACAAAAAAAACACTGTATTCCGGCCGCATTCTGGATCTTGAAATTCAGGATATAGAAATGGAAAACGGCACCAAATCCATCAGAGAGCTCATCCGCCATGCCCCCGCCGTCGCCGTGCTATGCGAACTGCCCGACGGTCGTTTTGTCTTCGTGAAACAATTTCGAAAAGCCATCGAATCCGATATAGTGGAACTGGTCGCCGGCTTGTGCGAAAAAGATGAAAAACCCGCCGATGCGGCATGCAGGGAACTGATGGAAGAAACAGGTTACGAAGCGACAACGCTGATTCCACTAGGCACGGTGTACCCGTCGCCCGGATACACTGATGAATTGATTCATCTTTATTTTGCCACCTTGTCTGAAATACAGGGAAAGCAGGATCAGGACGATGACGAGCGAGTGGAAGTCGTTTATATGACGGAAGCAGAAATCGGACGGGCCATTGCACAGGCCACCATTCATGATGCAAAATTAATCGCGGCCTGGGGACAATACCTAGTAATGATCAAATACGCCGATGATACGGCCGCAACCTGTTCAACATGTGCTTGCCAGTGCGGTGCAGAATAA
- a CDS encoding YihY family inner membrane protein gives MCLPVRCRITMLTNRIRDRILFIKNNIWSVKADQTTGVTRHIVRVVRIVLLLIRGYRDDDISLQASAITFASVMSLIPILAVVFSILQGIGAGTAQVNRLLTWVSTMPLEFQELTQKIVDIAQSTNFAALGVIGVLSLLLFATMVLNNIERSFNYIWGIRITRNFLKRMVNYISVIVVFPILIALSGTVAAFINSEMVMDSLGALRGFYVFSLRFLPYFMSVIAFFLLYTVIPNTRVRISSAFVGSLAASVAILSWQKVYIAFQVGVARRNAIYGTFASVPIFLTWLYISWVIVLLGAKLCFAMQNEGSIHLDRNAEKANLKSRLILALAVLVRAGHALQSDAVPFEETTFANLHGIPIRLLNSICNQLSAAGWISELADKPGTFSLIRSPDNIKLADVYDSILNHGSAPDQLILHELGQSIQDEMERYDHFLNEAFDGHTLQTLIKSSLNQTE, from the coding sequence ATGTGCTTGCCAGTGCGGTGCAGAATAACCATGCTTACAAACAGAATACGAGACCGTATTCTGTTTATAAAAAACAATATATGGTCTGTTAAAGCAGATCAGACTACGGGTGTGACCAGGCATATAGTTCGTGTTGTCCGTATTGTTCTCCTGCTTATTCGCGGTTATCGCGACGATGATATTTCATTGCAGGCTTCGGCCATCACATTTGCATCGGTGATGTCACTGATTCCGATTTTGGCTGTTGTCTTTTCGATTCTACAGGGCATTGGCGCGGGAACTGCTCAGGTAAACCGCCTTTTGACCTGGGTTTCCACCATGCCGCTTGAGTTTCAGGAACTGACACAAAAAATTGTGGACATTGCTCAGTCCACCAATTTCGCCGCACTGGGGGTTATCGGCGTATTGTCCCTGTTGCTTTTCGCAACCATGGTGCTGAACAATATCGAACGATCATTCAATTATATCTGGGGCATCCGCATCACGCGAAATTTCCTCAAACGAATGGTGAATTATATCTCCGTTATTGTGGTGTTCCCCATTCTCATTGCCTTATCCGGTACAGTGGCCGCCTTTATTAATAGCGAAATGGTCATGGATTCACTGGGTGCATTACGTGGATTCTATGTCTTTTCCCTGCGATTTCTGCCCTACTTTATGTCCGTTATTGCGTTCTTTCTGCTGTACACCGTTATACCCAATACCAGAGTACGTATTTCATCGGCGTTTGTGGGCAGCCTGGCGGCATCCGTGGCCATTCTTTCATGGCAGAAAGTGTATATTGCCTTTCAGGTGGGCGTGGCACGGCGCAATGCCATTTATGGGACCTTTGCGTCGGTTCCGATTTTCCTCACATGGTTATATATCAGCTGGGTCATCGTGCTGCTCGGTGCCAAGTTATGTTTTGCTATGCAGAATGAAGGCTCGATTCACCTAGATCGCAACGCCGAAAAAGCCAATCTAAAATCACGGCTGATTCTCGCACTAGCCGTTCTTGTGCGGGCCGGGCATGCCCTTCAGTCGGATGCAGTCCCCTTTGAGGAGACGACATTCGCTAATCTTCACGGCATTCCGATCCGTCTCCTTAATTCCATATGCAACCAGCTGAGTGCTGCCGGATGGATCTCTGAACTGGCTGATAAACCAGGAACCTTTTCTTTAATCAGGTCCCCGGATAATATCAAACTGGCAGACGTCTATGACAGCATTCTAAATCATGGATCCGCGCCAGATCAGCTTATACTCCATGAACTGGGTCAGTCCATCCAAGATGAAATGGAGCGATATGACCATTTTCTAAACGAAGCCTTTGACGGCCATACGTTGCAAACACTGATTAAATCATCCTTGAATCAGACAGAATAA
- a CDS encoding 4Fe-4S dicluster domain-containing protein, with amino-acid sequence MKRKIIEIDEEKCNGCGQCVTGCAEGALQIIDGKAKLVKEQFCDGLGACIGDCPAGALKIIERDADAFDEEQVKVYLAKTAAPVKKAVSPPSGCPGTQSRMLEPATEKTAVPSDSMPQVIRSELSQWPVLLHLVPVQAPFFKEKEMVLLSTCSTVACPDVQWRYIRGRAVVVACPKCDLTEGYVDKLTAIIDANALDRIYVVRMQVPCCGGLSVMIRKALSAAHRSVEVREVVISVEGVILSDSRMI; translated from the coding sequence ATGAAACGTAAAATAATCGAAATTGACGAAGAAAAATGCAATGGATGTGGACAGTGTGTAACGGGGTGTGCCGAAGGGGCGTTGCAGATTATTGACGGTAAGGCTAAATTGGTCAAAGAACAGTTTTGCGACGGACTGGGTGCCTGTATCGGGGACTGCCCAGCCGGTGCGTTAAAAATCATTGAACGTGATGCGGATGCCTTTGATGAAGAACAGGTAAAAGTGTATTTAGCAAAGACCGCCGCTCCTGTAAAAAAGGCTGTTTCACCTCCGTCGGGTTGTCCGGGCACACAGTCTCGTATGTTGGAGCCGGCGACAGAAAAGACCGCCGTACCGTCGGATTCCATGCCGCAGGTTATTCGATCCGAATTGTCTCAGTGGCCGGTTTTACTGCATTTGGTACCGGTACAGGCACCATTTTTTAAAGAAAAAGAAATGGTTCTGCTGAGTACCTGTTCGACCGTAGCCTGTCCGGATGTTCAATGGCGATATATTCGTGGTCGTGCGGTGGTGGTGGCCTGTCCTAAATGTGATTTAACAGAAGGATATGTGGATAAATTAACGGCGATTATTGATGCCAACGCGTTGGATCGCATTTATGTTGTTCGGATGCAGGTGCCATGTTGTGGCGGGTTGTCCGTCATGATTCGCAAGGCGTTGTCCGCAGCACATCGTTCTGTCGAAGTGCGCGAAGTCGTTATCAGTGTAGAAGGTGTTATTCTGTCTGATTCAAGGATGATTTAA
- a CDS encoding Crp/Fnr family transcriptional regulator, producing the protein MNLSTFIANTDFFNGLPEDCCRMIAEHVSLQSIDKGTMLFSEGEEGHIIYILASGMIRLSKMTEDGAESVVRLIKPGDMFAEVILFESSRYPVTATAIAPSQVAGIHCSHIHALLENRSFRTHFIAHLFRKQRQLTSRLQELTSLNIRDRFFLFLRSHFGTTDTMHITLSKKEMAAAIGITPESFSRLIKQLKEDQFIKWQGKELIILCNPLSD; encoded by the coding sequence ATGAATTTATCGACGTTTATCGCCAACACCGATTTCTTTAACGGGCTACCAGAAGACTGCTGCCGGATGATTGCTGAACACGTATCGTTGCAGTCCATCGACAAAGGAACCATGCTCTTTTCCGAAGGCGAAGAAGGTCATATTATTTACATTCTTGCATCAGGGATGATTCGATTGAGCAAAATGACAGAAGATGGTGCGGAATCGGTGGTTCGCCTCATTAAGCCCGGAGACATGTTTGCAGAAGTCATTCTCTTTGAAAGCTCTCGCTATCCGGTTACAGCTACGGCCATCGCTCCGTCACAAGTCGCAGGAATCCATTGCAGTCATATACATGCGCTGTTGGAAAACAGGTCGTTCCGTACTCATTTTATCGCGCATTTATTCCGAAAACAGCGACAGCTCACCTCACGACTACAGGAACTGACGTCTCTCAATATTCGTGACCGTTTCTTCCTCTTTTTGCGATCTCATTTTGGGACGACCGACACCATGCATATAACACTCTCCAAAAAGGAAATGGCCGCAGCCATAGGTATTACTCCAGAAAGCTTTTCCCGTCTAATCAAACAGCTGAAAGAAGATCAGTTCATTAAATGGCAAGGTAAAGAATTAATCATTCTTTGCAATCCACTGTCCGACTGA
- a CDS encoding iron-containing alcohol dehydrogenase, translating into MMTFRLVIIVFVEVDKLWEHSTWQWIRKYKDLKMRSKTMATGIALHAEEIIQSLRTNHLLAPGVIVFGSRILEKSLKEQLCPWRGKKAVVVFGRRSAKRSGLAEIIDSVCWSLRMEMIPFFGVYREPTTEIIDQGTDLVREHKPDIIIGLGGGSVMDCAKVLAAMALNPGRVVDYLEGVGAGPALERDPLPLILVPTTAGTGAEVTCNAVVCDPVKKYKKSMRDARMMADVVIIDPYLTKDVPSKITAVGGMDTMTQLIEPCLSLKKRAETTELAFDMLPKLARAIVKACDNPENRGARDYLSLASFVSGICLSNAGLGMVHGVAAALGAVLDMPHGAACGMLLPYVLDFNKDVCKADMTAVLAKVMDEPAPDTGTIADGIKYISKLNRRIGIPVDLKSRYLKEDIIQDIATRSMGNSMSANPQVVTVEQVVSFLKVLC; encoded by the coding sequence ATGATGACGTTTCGTCTTGTGATAATAGTATTTGTCGAGGTTGATAAATTGTGGGAACACAGCACATGGCAATGGATTCGGAAATACAAAGACTTAAAAATGAGGAGCAAAACTATGGCCACGGGTATTGCATTGCATGCAGAAGAAATCATACAGAGTTTGCGGACAAATCACTTGTTGGCTCCCGGGGTTATTGTTTTTGGTTCGCGCATTCTGGAGAAATCTTTGAAGGAGCAGTTGTGTCCGTGGCGTGGTAAGAAGGCTGTGGTTGTTTTTGGTCGCCGTTCAGCCAAACGCTCGGGACTGGCTGAGATCATTGATTCAGTATGTTGGTCGTTACGCATGGAAATGATTCCTTTTTTTGGCGTGTATCGTGAGCCTACTACAGAAATAATTGATCAAGGCACAGACTTAGTGCGTGAGCACAAACCGGATATTATCATCGGACTGGGCGGAGGCAGTGTTATGGATTGTGCTAAAGTTTTGGCTGCGATGGCTCTTAATCCCGGTCGCGTGGTGGATTACCTCGAAGGGGTGGGGGCTGGGCCGGCATTAGAGCGGGATCCGCTCCCGCTGATATTGGTTCCAACGACCGCAGGCACTGGAGCAGAAGTGACTTGCAATGCTGTTGTTTGCGATCCGGTAAAGAAATACAAAAAAAGTATGCGAGACGCCCGCATGATGGCGGATGTGGTGATTATAGATCCCTATTTAACGAAAGACGTTCCCTCTAAAATTACGGCTGTCGGCGGGATGGACACGATGACCCAGCTCATTGAGCCTTGTTTGTCTTTGAAAAAGCGCGCTGAAACGACAGAGCTTGCTTTTGATATGTTACCTAAGCTGGCTCGCGCCATTGTGAAAGCCTGTGATAATCCGGAAAATCGCGGTGCCAGAGATTATTTATCACTGGCCAGTTTTGTGAGCGGTATTTGCTTAAGTAATGCCGGATTGGGGATGGTTCATGGGGTGGCGGCTGCATTGGGTGCTGTGCTGGACATGCCCCATGGAGCGGCATGCGGGATGTTGCTTCCCTATGTTCTGGATTTCAATAAAGATGTATGCAAGGCCGACATGACTGCGGTACTGGCCAAAGTGATGGATGAGCCGGCTCCTGATACCGGCACCATTGCTGACGGTATTAAGTACATCAGCAAGCTCAATCGCCGTATCGGTATCCCGGTGGATTTGAAGAGTCGATATTTAAAAGAGGATATTATTCAGGATATTGCAACACGCTCTATGGGCAATAGTATGTCTGCGAATCCTCAGGTGGTCACAGTAGAGCAGGTGGTATCTTTTCTTAAGGTATTGTGTTAG
- a CDS encoding MBOAT family protein, which yields MVFSSHIFIFYFLPLALLLYWAMPARGRNALLTLLSYLFYGWSNPAFVGVMLFSTLVDYAAGLGIGVSHVQHLRSPLAALDKDAPRTRRQKNWLLLSLVSNLSLLAFFKYFNFATDNLIALTGMTGDAASQLDAALRITLPLGISFYTFQSMSYTLDVYRGHAVPLKNLIDFACYVSMFPQLVAGPIIRFSDVASQLTQRTLTMNKTVRGLAFFSVGLAKKVLLANPCGKVADTVFDAATSSMLDAWYGAVAYAFQIYFDFSGYSDMAVGLGLMLGFIFAKNFDAPYRSASITEFWRRWHISLSSWLRDYLYIPLGGSRKSAMRTYLNVMIVMLLGGLWHGAAWNFMVWGGIHGLLLSLERFLGKKNIYARNPPGVKIAMTFILVLFTWVVFRADNLSAAVEYWGRMLYLVDGSSTTSLVSELIYKPYYLCVMLISGLVVWIGPDVWDWTRKLYVWKLLVIFLLFWSAVAMLTSQSYNPFIYFIF from the coding sequence ATGGTCTTTAGTTCGCATATTTTTATTTTCTATTTTCTGCCGCTGGCGCTACTGTTGTATTGGGCCATGCCTGCACGCGGGCGTAATGCTCTGCTGACCCTGCTGAGCTATCTTTTTTATGGATGGTCGAATCCCGCTTTTGTCGGGGTGATGCTGTTTTCCACGCTGGTTGATTATGCCGCAGGACTGGGCATAGGAGTCTCGCACGTCCAACATCTGCGAAGCCCGCTGGCGGCGCTGGATAAAGATGCACCCCGCACGCGCCGCCAAAAAAACTGGCTGTTGCTCAGTCTGGTTTCCAATCTGTCTCTGCTGGCTTTTTTCAAATACTTCAACTTTGCCACAGACAACCTGATCGCACTGACCGGAATGACCGGTGATGCGGCCAGTCAGCTGGATGCCGCGTTGCGGATTACCCTGCCCTTGGGAATCAGTTTCTACACGTTTCAATCCATGAGTTATACACTGGATGTTTATCGGGGTCATGCGGTGCCATTGAAAAACCTGATCGATTTTGCGTGTTATGTATCGATGTTTCCTCAGCTGGTGGCGGGACCGATTATTCGTTTCAGTGATGTGGCGTCGCAGCTGACACAGCGCACGTTGACCATGAATAAAACCGTGCGAGGGCTCGCTTTCTTCAGTGTCGGCCTGGCCAAAAAAGTCTTATTGGCCAATCCTTGCGGGAAAGTGGCCGATACTGTTTTTGATGCGGCGACCAGCAGTATGCTGGATGCGTGGTATGGAGCCGTGGCCTATGCCTTTCAGATCTATTTCGATTTTAGTGGATATTCGGATATGGCGGTGGGCTTGGGTTTGATGCTTGGTTTTATTTTTGCAAAGAATTTCGATGCGCCGTATCGCTCCGCTTCTATCACAGAATTCTGGCGACGCTGGCATATTTCATTGTCGTCCTGGCTCCGAGATTATTTATACATTCCTTTGGGTGGAAGTCGGAAATCTGCAATGCGAACCTATTTAAATGTGATGATCGTCATGCTTTTGGGCGGACTGTGGCATGGTGCGGCCTGGAATTTCATGGTCTGGGGAGGAATCCATGGACTGCTGCTTTCTCTGGAGCGCTTTCTTGGCAAAAAGAATATCTATGCGCGTAATCCACCTGGTGTAAAAATCGCGATGACGTTCATTTTGGTACTGTTTACATGGGTGGTTTTCCGTGCGGACAATTTATCTGCGGCGGTGGAATATTGGGGACGGATGCTGTATCTGGTCGATGGATCTTCAACCACAAGTCTGGTGAGCGAACTGATTTATAAACCCTATTATTTATGTGTTATGCTGATCAGCGGTCTGGTGGTCTGGATCGGCCCCGACGTCTGGGACTGGACACGCAAGCTCTACGTCTGGAAACTGCTGGTAATTTTTTTATTGTTTTGGAGTGCGGTCGCCATGCTCACATCTCAGTCTTATAATCCCTTTATCTACTTCATCTTTTAA
- a CDS encoding class I SAM-dependent methyltransferase — protein MSIGLMVRKVLGKNFFVVLKYYRRIFVDLEKVAAQLAAIIPPDAHVLDVGGGDGAVLNHLLLLREDIRITLIDISENIGSAIQDDLLPRITLLPGVSMEDYTASCKNDETRPACLIMSDVMHHIESRERVRFLHDIRSYILGVKDREPLLIIKDIEPGYVVSVLSYLSDRCITGDKNVSLISKKELSELANIVFENKIDIKETALLAENKPNYMLIIRLDT, from the coding sequence ATGAGCATTGGTCTGATGGTGCGAAAAGTGTTAGGAAAGAATTTTTTTGTCGTTTTAAAATACTATAGACGCATATTCGTAGATTTGGAAAAAGTCGCTGCTCAATTAGCGGCTATCATCCCGCCTGATGCGCATGTGCTCGACGTTGGTGGCGGCGATGGCGCGGTGCTCAATCATTTGCTATTACTGCGCGAGGATATCCGTATTACCTTGATTGATATAAGTGAAAATATCGGAAGTGCCATTCAAGACGATTTATTACCCCGTATTACTCTGCTTCCCGGCGTGAGCATGGAGGACTATACCGCGTCATGCAAAAATGATGAAACTCGGCCCGCATGCCTGATAATGAGTGATGTTATGCATCATATCGAGTCCAGGGAACGGGTTCGTTTTCTTCACGATATTCGGTCGTATATACTTGGCGTAAAGGATCGTGAGCCGCTCTTAATCATTAAAGATATTGAACCGGGGTATGTTGTTTCCGTTCTGAGCTATTTGAGCGATCGTTGTATAACAGGGGATAAGAATGTCAGCCTTATCTCAAAAAAAGAGTTGAGTGAGCTCGCGAATATTGTTTTTGAAAACAAAATAGATATCAAAGAAACAGCATTGTTGGCCGAAAACAAACCTAATTATATGCTCATAATCAGGTTGGATACATAA
- a CDS encoding glycosyltransferase family 2 protein encodes MGDADDSYDFTEIPNFVAKLREGYDLVQGCRLPKGGGVVAKGAMPWTHRFIGNPLFSFIARWWFHVPITDIYCGMRGFSKAFYTKLEQHCTGMEFATEMIIKSSLKGGRIAEIPITLHQDGRVCHPPHLNTMRDGRRTLRYFLMLSPTWLYMVPGIALVVLGLLGYVLSVTGAQFGQLAFKSHTLLFSSISILCGYQAVLFAIFSKTFAVNNRFLPESKWLTQFFSMVSLERGIATGLLTFLIGMGLMGYVFFHWSAANYDALEYAVTMPWAITGTTLTALGIQTILSGFFVSILGMKKK; translated from the coding sequence ATGGGCGATGCGGACGACAGCTATGATTTTACTGAAATACCCAATTTTGTCGCTAAGTTGCGCGAAGGATATGACTTGGTTCAGGGTTGTCGACTGCCCAAAGGTGGCGGAGTTGTGGCGAAAGGGGCGATGCCGTGGACGCATCGTTTCATAGGAAATCCATTGTTTTCCTTCATTGCCCGCTGGTGGTTCCACGTGCCCATTACCGATATTTATTGTGGAATGAGAGGTTTTTCCAAGGCGTTTTATACGAAATTGGAGCAGCATTGCACGGGCATGGAATTCGCAACGGAAATGATTATAAAATCCAGTTTGAAGGGGGGACGAATCGCAGAAATACCTATCACGCTGCATCAGGATGGACGCGTATGTCATCCCCCTCATTTGAATACCATGCGCGATGGTCGGAGAACATTGCGATATTTTCTGATGCTGAGCCCTACATGGCTTTATATGGTTCCCGGCATTGCCTTGGTTGTGTTGGGGTTGCTCGGCTATGTTTTGAGTGTCACGGGCGCACAATTTGGCCAGCTGGCGTTTAAGTCACATACATTGCTATTCTCCAGCATCAGTATTCTTTGTGGATACCAGGCCGTTCTGTTTGCCATATTTTCCAAAACATTTGCTGTCAACAATCGATTCTTACCCGAGAGCAAATGGCTCACTCAATTTTTTAGTATGGTTTCGCTGGAACGAGGTATAGCCACCGGCTTGCTGACTTTTTTAATTGGGATGGGTCTTATGGGATACGTCTTTTTTCATTGGTCGGCGGCCAACTATGATGCTCTGGAGTACGCAGTGACAATGCCGTGGGCCATTACGGGAACAACACTGACAGCCCTGGGAATTCAAACGATTCTCTCCGGATTTTTCGTCAGTATTCTAGGTATGAAAAAGAAATGA
- a CDS encoding glycosyltransferase: MQTEVSIVIPCLNEEDTLAVCIEKAQKAFAKANIHGEIIVADNGSTDASRKIAKDMGARLIDVKEKGYGNALMAGIEAA, encoded by the coding sequence ATGCAGACTGAAGTATCGATTGTAATCCCATGTCTTAATGAAGAGGACACATTGGCTGTATGTATCGAAAAAGCACAAAAGGCTTTTGCCAAAGCCAATATTCACGGTGAAATTATTGTCGCCGATAACGGAAGTACCGATGCATCTAGGAAAATAGCCAAAGATATGGGGGCAAGATTAATTGATGTAAAGGAAAAGGGATACGGGAATGCTTTGATGGCGGGTATTGAGGCCGCTTAG